Below is a window of Nitrospirota bacterium DNA.
GATTTACAGACGCGTCTTCGCCAAGAAAAAATTTACATAACCAAACAAGATTCAAAGCAAGAGTTTCTGACCTTTCAAGAATTTTTCGACGACGTCGGCGTTCACGCGCATAGTCATGACTTAAGGCAAGAGGCTGCCGAGCTTGCGAAGAAGCTCGCAGGAAGTCTGGACTTTGTACTTCAGCGGTTGGGTTACGAAACTACAGCTCTTCGCCGAGATCATGAACAAAAGAAAATTATTTGGGAACGTAAACTATGTGGAATCAAAATAAGATCCGAATTTGATGATTCATATCCTGATGTCAACATAATCGCAGCAGATCAATTCCTCAATATTGGTAACGCCATTCTTAGTGGTAAACCTTTTGTGCTTATTGGCACTTATGAGTTTCAATTCTATATTTTGGAAAAAAAACGTCGACGCAGCCTGGTTAAAGTAAATGAAACAATAATAAACTCTGCAAAATATACCAAATACTTTTCTCCTATAGAAGAACCATTGAGCACGACAGAGTTCATCGAGGACTTTACGATGTCTGTTTTTGTAAATTGGCTCATATTACGGGACGAAGGCTTCTTGCCGAACGAGATAAAAATTAGCGTTGGTGGAGACGGGTCTTTACAGATTGGTTTGAGCGACATCGGTAGGATTATGCTTCATTGCCCGGCAGCTATTCCCGAAAAGATTGTGCAAACAGAAATCATTAGATGCTTGTCCATTGCCATAAATCATTCAGAAACTAATACTATTGACCCAATCGCAGTGCTACAAGCAAAAGCCAACAACAATTATATCCTTAAACGCGCGTTCGTGCGTAGCCTTTTAAGAAAAATACATGACCAAAAGAAAGAAATCTAATCAACAATCTGCTCATTTTAGTGCAACCTAATTATTTATAACTAAATCTATGCTACAGCGCCGACGGCTTCAACGTTACATCCCCCTACTGCAAAACCCCAAAAACAAACTCCCCTTCCTTTGCAATATGCCACTTATTCCCCGGCTTAAAATAAACAGTCCCTTTTGTCAGTTGTGTCGGCCCTGACGCATCATATAAAGAAAAATCATTTGTTTTTTTCAATGATTTTTGTATAGTAAACATGGGCTTTGTTTCAGCAATTTTAATAATCCGGATTTTAAAGGGGTTTTTCCGCACCAGTTCAAACGCAGTAAAAATATAATCGTGTATGCCGAAGAAAAAGTATTTACCATCTGTGACTAATCAACGTCTTTCATCTGAGCAGAACTATAAAAACTTATTGCAAGAGTTGAAAGGTATTCTTGCTAAAGCCAAATATGCAGCCTATAAAGCTGTTGACAATATCAGGGTGCAAACTTACTGGCAACTGGGCGAGCGGATCGTCAGAGAAGAGCTTAAACACAAAGACCGCGCTGATTATGGAAAGATATTAATTATAAATTTGGCTAAAGACTTAGACGTTGGTGAGCGGCTTCTATACGAAATAGTAAAGTTTTATAGAGTATATCCAATTATGCACACAGTGCGTGCAGAATTAAGTTGGAGTCATTACGGCCATTTAATTGAGCGTGAGAATAGCAAGGAACGAGCTTTCTATCAAAATCAGGCAATCTTAAACTCCTGGAGCGTCCGGGAACTAAAACGGCAAATTAAGGCCACTCTCTATGATAATACGCCACGGCAGGAAATCGAAGATATTTTTAAGACTAAATTGCCAGCAGTGGACACGCAGAAGGTTTTCAAAAACACTTACGATTTCCGCCCGTTTATAGAACTTCACCCTGAGAAAAGCGAAAAGGCCCTGGAAAACAAGATACTGGAAAACTTTGAAATGTTTCTGCGCGAGTTAGGTGAAGATTTCAGCATCTTGGGACGGCAGGTCCCGCTTAAAATAGACGGGGAGACACACTATATTGACATCGTTTTATATCATCGCGGCATTCCCTGCATGGTGCTTGTAGACCTTAAAATCGGTAAGTTGGATAGCCGTGACATTGGCCAGATGAATAAATATGTTGGCTATTATCGGCGCAATAAACAGTATACGCATGAAAAGGAAACGATCGGGCTTATTATTTGCCGTGAGGCTGGACGAGAAGAAATTACCTACGCCCTGGACGGATTGGAAGAAAAGATATTTGTAGCCAAGTATAAGGTAAAGCTACCAAGCAACGAGAAAATAAAGAGAGCGCTAAAGAAATTATGAAATATTGCACACAGCGTGTGCAGAATTTATTTGCGAATCCCTCCGGGCTTCTATACAACCAACATGATTAAAAAATACAAATCCGTTGCAGTCTATGCACGGGTATCAACCGACAAGCAAAAAGTTGATATGCAGCTCCAGGAGCTCAACGATTTTATTAAACGCTCCGGATGGAAGCTTTATAAGCAATACATAGATCACGGTTACACCGGCGCGAATACGAAACGTCCGGACTTCTCTAACATGCTGATCGATGCCAGACAACGGAAGTTTGATATCCTGGTAGTCTGGAAGCTCGACCGGCTGAGCAGGTCCTTGAAGGACCTGCTCAATACTTTAGACGACCTCGGGCACCTCGGCATTGATTTTATTTCTTATGATAATCACCTGAACACATCCACGCCGACCGGCAAACTTGTCTTTCAGATCATCGGCGCAGTTGCGGAGTTTGAGAAGGACATTATCCGGGAAAGGGTAAAGGCTGGGCTTAACAATGCTAAAAGCAAAGGGAAGCAGCTTGGGCAGGCCGACAATACCAGAGTTGATGAAAAGCAGTTGAAAGAACTGAGCATCAAGCTGGATATAGTGGAATAATACCTAAATCGATTGAATCAGCAAATAAAGATATAAAGATCAGGCAATCAGAAATGCCGTTTTATGCTTTAACTCTTTGAAATTTCGATGCATCCGGTTTAATGGCAATAAAAATAAGCAAAGATTATAAATTAATTTAAATTTTTATATTGACTCTGTATAACCTCTTTCATATTATAGGTACTCGTTAATTCTTCTTCATACGATTTTTTAAGGATTAATACCACAAACGGATTCTGCCTATTTAATTAATAGGAGTTTATTTTTAAAGAAACAGGTTTTTATTATCTTTCATAATTAAGTGAAAAGGAGACGCAAATGAGACTTGTATTGTTAGGAGCCCCGGGGGCCGGAAAAGGCACTCAGGCAAAAAAACTCATAGAGAAATACGGCATACCTCAGATTTCCACAGGTGATATCCTGAGAAAGGCCGTTGCAGACGGCACCCCGCTCGGAAAAGAAGCAAAATCATATATGGACTCAGGCGGACTTGTCCCTGATTCCGTTGTTATAGGACTGGTAAAGGAAAGAATTGCCCAGGATGATTGCAAGAAGGGTTATATCCTGGACGGCTTTCCAAGGACTACACCACAGGCCGAGGCGCTCGACAAAGTCCTGGTCGAGATGAAAGCCCCCCTTGATACAGCGCTCAGCGTGGACGTCGATATGGACATCCTCATGAAGAGACTTACCGGCAGAAGGACCTGCAAGGGCTGCCAGCAGATGTACAATATCTATTTCGGCGCACCAAAAAAAGAAGGCACCTGCGATAAGTGCGGCGGAGAGCTTTTTCAGAGGGCCGACGACAAAGAAGAGACGATAAAAAACAGGCTTGCCGTATATGAGAAATCCACTGCGCCCCTCATGGACTATTACGGCAAGAAAAACATACTGAAATCAGTCCAGGGGATGGGGAGCGTTGACGAGATATTCAATAAAGTCTGTAAGATTCTTGGATCTTAATATAACTAAACACAACTTAAGGAGGAAGAAATGTCATTAATTAAGCCACATGGTTCAGATAAACTGAATCCACTATTTGTCTATGACACGGCTGAAAATGAAGCCCTTCAGAAGAAGGCTGAAAAAATGGCTTCTATTGTTGTAAGCTCAGCTGCCGCAGCTAATGCAGTTATGCTGGGCGGCGGTTATTTTAACCCTTTAACAGGCTACATGAATAAAGCCGATGCTCTGTCAGTTGCCAATAATATGAAGACAACATCCGGTCTGTTCTGGCCTGTTCCGATTTTAAACCTGGTCAAAGAGACAAACGGCGTTAAAGCCGGTGATACCATAGCGCTTAAAGACCCAAACGTTGAAGGCAACCCAATTCTCGCGGTTATGGATGTGAAAGCGGTTGAAGAATTCAGCGACGCTGAGATCGAGTTGATCTCTGAAAAGGTTTTCCGCCCCAATCATAAGGAAGCACATCCGGGTGTTGACACATTTAAAGCCCAGGGCAAGGTTTGCCTTTCCGGTCCGATCAAAGTATTAAACTTCTCTTACTTCCAGGATGAATTCCCGGACACCTTCCGTACCGCAGTAGAAATCCGCAATGAAATTGCTGAGCGCGGCTGGAAGAAAATTGTTGCCTTCCAGACCCGTAACCCGATGCATCTGGCCCACGAAGAACTCTGCCATATGGCTATGGACCGTTTAGGTTGTGACGGCCTGGTAATTCACATGCTGCTTGGTAAATTGAAGAAGGGAGACATCCCTGCTCCTGTTCGTGATGCCGCAATCCGTAAAATGGTCGAGCTGTACTTCCCGAAGAACAGCGCAATGGTTACCGGTTACGGTTTCGATATGCTTTATGCAGGCCCGCGCGAAGGTGTATTGCACGCCATATTCCGTCAGAACATGGGCGCAACCCACTTCATCGTTGGTCGTGACCATGCAGGTGT
It encodes the following:
- a CDS encoding DUF1016 family protein — its product is MPKKKYLPSVTNQRLSSEQNYKNLLQELKGILAKAKYAAYKAVDNIRVQTYWQLGERIVREELKHKDRADYGKILIINLAKDLDVGERLLYEIVKFYRVYPIMHTVRAELSWSHYGHLIERENSKERAFYQNQAILNSWSVRELKRQIKATLYDNTPRQEIEDIFKTKLPAVDTQKVFKNTYDFRPFIELHPEKSEKALENKILENFEMFLRELGEDFSILGRQVPLKIDGETHYIDIVLYHRGIPCMVLVDLKIGKLDSRDIGQMNKYVGYYRRNKQYTHEKETIGLIICREAGREEITYALDGLEEKIFVAKYKVKLPSNEKIKRALKKL
- a CDS encoding recombinase family protein, encoding MRIPPGFYTTNMIKKYKSVAVYARVSTDKQKVDMQLQELNDFIKRSGWKLYKQYIDHGYTGANTKRPDFSNMLIDARQRKFDILVVWKLDRLSRSLKDLLNTLDDLGHLGIDFISYDNHLNTSTPTGKLVFQIIGAVAEFEKDIIRERVKAGLNNAKSKGKQLGQADNTRVDEKQLKELSIKLDIVE
- a CDS encoding adenylate kinase encodes the protein MRLVLLGAPGAGKGTQAKKLIEKYGIPQISTGDILRKAVADGTPLGKEAKSYMDSGGLVPDSVVIGLVKERIAQDDCKKGYILDGFPRTTPQAEALDKVLVEMKAPLDTALSVDVDMDILMKRLTGRRTCKGCQQMYNIYFGAPKKEGTCDKCGGELFQRADDKEETIKNRLAVYEKSTAPLMDYYGKKNILKSVQGMGSVDEIFNKVCKILGS
- the sat gene encoding sulfate adenylyltransferase, whose amino-acid sequence is MSLIKPHGSDKLNPLFVYDTAENEALQKKAEKMASIVVSSAAAANAVMLGGGYFNPLTGYMNKADALSVANNMKTTSGLFWPVPILNLVKETNGVKAGDTIALKDPNVEGNPILAVMDVKAVEEFSDAEIELISEKVFRPNHKEAHPGVDTFKAQGKVCLSGPIKVLNFSYFQDEFPDTFRTAVEIRNEIAERGWKKIVAFQTRNPMHLAHEELCHMAMDRLGCDGLVIHMLLGKLKKGDIPAPVRDAAIRKMVELYFPKNSAMVTGYGFDMLYAGPREGVLHAIFRQNMGATHFIVGRDHAGVGDHYGPFDAQKIFDEEVPKGALLIEIFKADHTAYSKKLGKVMMMCEAPDHTKEDFVLLSGTKVREMLGKGIAPPKEFSRPEVAEILIKYYQSLEN